In Manis javanica isolate MJ-LG chromosome 9, MJ_LKY, whole genome shotgun sequence, one DNA window encodes the following:
- the ACAA2 gene encoding 3-ketoacyl-CoA thiolase, mitochondrial yields the protein MALLRGVFIIAAKRTPFGAYGGLLKDFTATDLAELAARAALSAGKVSPETIDSVIVGNVLQSSSDAAYLARHVGLRVGIPKETPACTVNRLCGSGFQSIVSGCQEICVKDAEIVLCGGTENMSQAPYCVRNARFGTKLGSDLKLEDSLWSGLTDQHIKLPMAITAENLAVKYNISREDSDKYALQTQQRWKAANDSGHFNNEMVPVEVKTKKGKQTMEVDEHARPQTTLEQLSKLPPVFKKDGTVTAGNASGVSDGAGAVILASEDAVKKHNFTPLARVVGYFVSGCDPTIMGIGPVPAISGALKKTGQSLKDMDLIEVNEAFAPQYLAVEKNLGLDRSKTNVNGGAIALGHPLGGSGTRITAHLVHELRRRGGKYAVGSACIGGGQGIAVIIENTA from the exons ATGGCCCTGCTCCGAG GTGTGTTCATCATTGCTGCTAAGCGAACACCCTTCGGAGCTTATGGAGGCCTTCTGAAAGACTTCACAGCTACTGACCTGGCTGAATTGGCTGCCAGGGCCGCCTTATCTGCTGGCAAAGTCTCACCTGAAACTATTGACAGCGTCATTGTAGGCAATGTCTTGCAG AGTTCTTCAGATGCTGCATACCTGGCCAGGCATGTTGGTCTGCGTGTGGGAATCCCAAAAGAGACCCCAGCTTGCACAGTGAATAGGCTCTGCGGCTCTGGTTTCCAGTCCATTGTGAGTGGTTGTCAG GAAATTTGTGTTAAAGATGCTGAAATTGTCTTGTGTGGAGGAACCGAAAACATGAGCCAGGCTCCCTACTGTGTCAGAAATGCACGTTTTGGAACCAAGCTGGGATCAGATCTCAAG CTGGAAGATTCTTTGTGGTCAGGATTAACAGATCAGCACATCAAACTCCCCATGGCAATTACCGCAGAGAATCTTGCTGTGAAATATAATATAAGCAGAGAAGACTCTGACAAATATGCCCTGCAGACGCAGCAGAGGTGGAAAGCTG CTAATGATTCTGGCCACTTTAATAATGAGATGGTACCAGTTGAGGtgaagacaaagaaaggaaaacaaacaatggaagtaGATGAGCATGCTCGGCCCCAAACAACCCTGGAACAATTAAGCAAACTCCCTCCAGTATTCAAGAAAGACGGAACCGTCACTGCAGGGAACGCGTCG GGGGTATCTGATGGTGCTGGAGCTGTTATCTTAGCTAGTGAAGATGCTGTTAAAAAACATAACTTCACACCGCTGGCAAGAGTTGTGGGCTATTTTGTGTCTGGATGTGATCCCACTATCATGGGTATTG GTCCTGTCCCTGCTATCAGTGGAGCTCTGAAGAAAACAGGACAGAGTCTTAAGGACATGGATTTGATAGAG GTGAATGAAGCTTTTGCTCCCCAGTACTTGGCAGTTGAGAAGAATCTGGGTCTTGACCGAAGTAAAACCAATGTGAATGGAGGAGCCATTGCTTTGGGTCACCCACTGGGAGGATCTGGAACAAGAATTACAGCACACCTGGTTCATGAATTAAG GCGTCGGGGTGGAAAATATGCTGTTGGGTCAGCTTGCATTGGAGGCGGCCAAGGTATTGCAGTCATCATTGAGAACACAGCGTGA